The genomic segment cctatatggagctctcgagataggaacactgcctggcacaagatcaatgctgaaatcaacctctcgaactggaggcaaccctggaatctcgtctgggaatacatctgcaaactcgcaaaccactggcagatctgtcaatgctgggctcgacttcagtagatctactgaatatacaagaaagccctctgctcctctctgaagcaatctactcatagtcagagcagatactaagggaatccgagatctggaacccttgccgtagaatttccactcatctgtcatatcgggtctgaatctgacaattttgtggaaacaatctacagtggccctgtacttggtcaacatgtctataccaactatacaatcaaaatcagctaaaccaagtactacacaatcaagatcaatctcatgcccctcaaactgaagtatacagtgtctaacagtagtcacagatatcaaaccacttcccaacggagaagctatagacactactgtagacatcgactcaacaggcaatgaatgtctcaatgcaaaatgttcagatatgaatgtatgagatgcccctgtgtctatcaacacatatgcaggataaccgcaaagaaaacagttacctgcaatgacgtcatctggcgcctcctgcgcctgctcctctgtcagggcaaaaacatgtgcctgctgtctgggaggctgactcacagtctgactacctcctggtctctgctgggtctgtgtagagggtggctgaaaggagtgtacagaggatgcctgtctctccatctgtggcactggtgctgatgaccctgcactctggaatcgtggtgcacctctctggggacaaactctagcgaaatgtccctgttgcctacagatgttacaGCGttccataactccttgacactgctccgtggcatgtcgtcctccgcacgaactacagtatgcgccactgtaatctgacccctgacctctctgtcgagatctactcgaactcgatgaactgcttccggatttcttaaactgcttgcccttagccttcagaaattccttcttgccactaccactagatccactatcgaaacgaggaggaggtggtggaaactgtacgatagtaggctgtggcggtctctgcccctgaacaccgtaggaagcccctcgctgcctgatcaagccagcctctgctcccttcgctcggttcagtgcctctgaaaaagtactaggccggcccgtgttcaccaaggtaaagacatcggggttcagcccgttgatgaactgatcggccactgcctcttcgttccctgccacatgcggtgcaaatcgtagcaatgcagaaaatttagcaacatactcctcgatgttccactgtccctgcttcagattcgcaaattcagctcctttatcttttcggtaagaaacggggaagaatcgctgatagaactcatctttgaagactttccacgtgatatcaatgcctcggtgctccaaggctctcttcgtagtcaaccaccagctctttgcaacctcttgcatctgatgccctatcagcttcacacgtcgctcatcagtatatgccaaagactcaaacaacatctcgatatcatccagccagctctcgcactctactgcactctctgtgcccttcagggtaggcggatggaaagactgaaatctcttcaataaggtctccatcggagtagcggtgacatccatctgtgcacctgatgtgctaccctgctctggctgtggtatacgtctaggcggcataaatctgattaccaaactgattagtacacaatcaatatcatctgtctcagccctcctctgatcataaactctgatcgagaatcggttctgattcaggcttgcaatgctgtaaatcaattcagataatacaacaacatataatagggaaagcaataatcatgctagcatctcaaaagcaagtaagatgactcgatctaccccgctcattctattctatctcagtctacaaaacctacagctctgataccacctgttgtggggacccgggctctaactcaattcttttgggatttaattggatctttgttcggaaatgtgggtcaaaaatttgcttttaacattaattcaaatgtataattaaaacataacattatctttataagaaataaccaacataatgtacatacatgtctgtcgagtacaaccatacactagtgtttacataccaactacaaacataggtgatacaagtctaaatagaaaacactagaaatcttccatgcccgagatctccacgctatcatcaacctctcatctagctcgtgacccagatcctgccccacctgttgccatgcacacatacagacacgacaacagccggataactccggtgagaacatatcccagtataaaacatggatgcatgcaatgtaataatcatgtacaagagcatagcataaatcaattaacatgaatgcaaatctaaacaagtagaagaatacaaatctgtattcaacatttaaatcttgactcgactcatttctaatctagggattccggtgtgaataagacggtctgtcacctacccaaccactcggggcaacggtacgtcttattcctagacttcggtcaactctgtatcgagggtctgcacatagagtaaatctactcctatgcgtcaaTACACCGAATCGTCTAGtgttggccaatctgccaatatctcctatctcaggactcgaatataaatcaataaacaaaacattacataatcaaatgtaataacaatctagtatgtgatttagggaaactcgtatcaaatctgaatcgagttgtgcaatcccaagaccacatgaattatacctttcgtgtcgcactgtctgtcgagatctcgaatcaaatgtcaaacctgtcacttcaaatctgaaatggcaatgtaacaATGCACTCTATCAAGAcataactcatatcaaaatcttgcaCAAGTCAATACTTAATCATACTCCGTCTCGgtaacaatcgacggcataacggcgtatttctttgataccggtcaattcacaactcacataacaataccataatctcatcaacatcatcatatcaatgacataatcttctcaaactctgaaaatcgatatactcttcaataatacatgctgaaagttcgaataatagcatacggtttccgaaaatcaatccggtaacgaatataccaagctcaagatatcaagaacacatattctaactcaaatctgaatttccccaacatatatatttcgaaacatgctggaattctataaaacttacatcaccttatagccgtcgatgcaaggagcccaaatcttaactcggaactAAATTTGGGTAATCGAATCTTGTAAAACTAGCAAAGAAAGCTTGAAGGAATTTGTTGAATTCTCTTGGAGGTGCTTCGGTTATCAGCTGAATGAAATGAAGGAAAGAAAGACACCTAAGTATATTGCATGAAACTCAACATATGGGAACGTCTTTGCATGacacgcagcaccgcgggtgcggcagctcaagagcgcgggtgcgctgtgttcACGGCAGCCCttgcattttctgaaattccatgaccgcgggtgcggtccctgcatgaccgcgggtgcggtctcatcaccgcgggtgcggtcctgttagcaccgcgggtgcggtgtggcttcgcacAAACTCACCAATTtcttctcaatgcaccgcgggtgctgtatctctaacaccgcaggtgcagtgtaGCTTCGACCAttccttcaaaattctcatttaaatgtcatgcattcttacgaCTTCAAGTCTAGCATCAATaacaaccgataattctcgagccttacatcagGGTTTCATCTTGCCTTTGCTTCACTTCGAATAAACTGAAAGCGGTCTTCTTGTACTTCTTACTGCTGCTAAATTGATGCAAGAACACTTTTTGAAAGTCATCAAAGCAACAGATGCTTTGTGGTGCCAACCCTTCAAACCATCTTTGTGCGGAATCGACCAGAGTAGTGAGAAATACTTTGCATTTGATTGGGTCTTCATAACAGTGCAACATGGCCATATTTTCGAAACGCGCGAGGTGTTCCTCAGGATCAGAGCTCCCATCGTAATCTTTGATTTTTGCCGACTTGAAATGCCCGGGAAGTGGTTCCCGGATGATGATGTCAGAGAATGGGCAGCCTTTGATCACAGAAATACTGCCCTTAGAGCCAGCCTGCCCTTCCAATGCTTTCACTTTTTTTCTTAATTCTTCCAATTCTCCAGCAACAGTGGGAGATTTAGAACCTGCGCTTTCCCTCTCTTCTTCccttctttcttcttcttgtgCTTGCTTACGCTGCTGTTCGTGCTGACTAGCCTGGTGAGAAGCAGCCTTTTTTGCGTTAGCCATGTTGACAGCATCGGTTATGATTTTCTGCAATTCTTCGGGAGTCAAATGAATGGTGGGCTGAGGGCCATTAGGGGGGGACCACCTGCGCCAGAGAGACGTGTATTGTTTTCCTCTGGGGCTCGAGAGACGTCCTGGTTTGCTCTCCTAGTAGGAGCCATATCAACGTCTTAGGACTCagatttcccacagacggcgccaatgatgcaaCCCGGGTCGAACGGTGGAGTCGGGTCGAGAACTCTACCGGGTAAACTATCAAGAATATGGAAGGAAATATGAGCCAAACGTTGGATCGGGAGGAAGATTCTTCATCTGTCTTGAAAGATCTGCGGATAAGAAAAACAActacgtgaatgggcgccggaggggtctccggcgtggccactccgatgcttaagtcagtggattactcaagcaagaaaaccaatgtagccaagtgatggctgtgatattggtgtgTAATAAATGAGAGTATTAAATGTTCATTAATatctgaatgaatgaataaaatgcaaaacctggtatttatagtagaagcaataatgatgacctcgttttttGGGATGTGAGCATTAAATATACTAGGGCGGCTGATTATACCCTAtttattctgacatgtcaaatcgtACACTAGTCATATCACATCTGTCTAGTCACCCATTAATGTTAACCAAAGAAAAACAGATCGGCAGCGTGCATTCTATTAAGTCAACGTCATTAAATGCTTCCCTCGCATCGAGGTGTCAGAGGAGATAATTGCGCCAGAACTCGGGTGCTATGTCTTGAATTGACAACCCGGGGGATGAGCTGTCCTGATCAGGGCATCGCTCATGGGCCTGACCCATGACCCGAGAACACCCGGTATCCATCAATGGCCCGGGATATATCGGGGCATCATCAGGTatattcttattttcaacaaAACTCACGTTTTACTTGCCACCAATCATTCAATTCAATTCCCGacatgcatttaattcatttagcCCACATTCCTTTCCCACAATTGTACATATAGCGCGCACAGCTCCTCGCCAATTGTATGCTTGAACCTTAGAAAAACGTTTGCAGCTTTTGTTGAGGAGGGTAAAGACAGAGGGAGAGGAAGCTAGAGGTGCACAGGCTCTTGTTCTTGGTGCACAAGATAACGAAATGGGTGGTGCGCCGGGAACGACCACGTTTGTGCTGGCTTTTCTGGGTGTTGTTATGAATGCTGCGGTTCTGTGCAATGGAGGATCAACCAGCGGGTTCGTGCGGAAAGTGGAGAAAACAATTGATATGCCTCTTGATAGTGATGTCTTCCGTGTGCCGCCGGGCTACAATGCGCCCCAACAGGTTTACTTATCCCACCATTTTTGCCTTCCCTCCAAGCTTTTTTTCAATATACATCCGATATTGATTATTGTGTTTGAAGGTACATATAACACAAGGTGATCATGAGGGAAAAGGAGTGATTATATCGTGGGTTACAATGGATGAGGCTGGTTCGAGTACAGTTTGGTATTGGACCGAAAACAATAAGCAGCTCAAGAACAAAGCTGAAGGAAATGTGACCAAATACAGATATTACAATTATACCTCTGGTTATATTCATCATTGCGTTATCCAGAAACTAGAGGTGAATTAACTGATTTATTGTTTCTTTGAGTTGTCAGTAGTACTATATCTAGCTCTagaggaatatatatatatatatatatatagtaaaaaTGATGTATTCACTTTTTTGTGGGGCAGTATGACACCAAATATTACTATGAGCTTGGAGTTGATCCGGTTACAAGGAGGTTTTGGTTTGTTACGCCGCCTGAAGTTGGCCCCGATGTGCCATACACTTTTGGACTCATTGGTATGACATTCTTTCTAAGTTGTACGTATAAATAGTTGGTTGTATAGATCAATAGTTCTTTATCAGAAAGGTCGAAATGATTGCTCTACGATCAGAGCTGGGGGAAAATGTGATTTGAGATATTCATGTAGTATACTTTGATAAATCCACACCACTTGTGAATTTCGAAAAGgctaaattttttataatttgtaaTCTCGCGAATGAAATACAACTCCCTGCCAACAGAACTTGAAGGTCACGAGTCTATCCTGGCATTATGAGATTTTATAGTTGTGAAtaagttttgtttttgttttttttgccCCTCTTGACTTGGACAAGAGGGTCTCATTGAATATTTTTTGTGTTCTGTTTTTGCAAGTTTTCCAGATTCAACTACTTGGTTTTTTTTATTGCAGGTGATCTTGGCCAGACATATGACTCCAACATTACACTTACACATTATGAGAATAATCCGCAGAAGGGACAGACTGTATTGTTTGTCGGGGATTTGTCTTACGCTGACCACTACCCTTTTCATGATAATGTGAGATGGGATACGTGGGCACGATTTGTTGAGAGAAGTGTTGCTTATCAACCTTGGATTTGGACCGCCGGAAATCACGAGATTGATTTCGCTCCAGACATTGTAAGTTTGCTTCATCAGTTTATAACActtgaaaatattcaaattcATTGGAATTTGATATGCTTTTGCAGGGCGAGACGAAGCCCTTCAAGCCTTTTACTCGTCGGTACCATGTCCCTTACGAAGCATCTGATAGTTCAGCTCCCTTGTGGTATTCTATCAAGAGGGCTTCGGCATACATTATCGTTTTGTCCTCGTATTCTGCATACGGTAAGCATGTAGGATATGAGCTAGTAATCATTCGGTGCAGAAAATGAGGTGATATGAATATTGAACTGGCAAAAAGAATTATCCTAGCTCAAATTTTATTTGACATGTGATCTAATGCATCATATGTCGTTGGTTTTTGCCCTCTTTAAGGAAAATATACTCCTCAGTACCAATGGCTTAAAGCCGAGCTACCAAAAGTTAACAGAAGTGAAACACCATGGCTGATTGTTATGACACACTCTCCATGGTACAACAGCTATATCTACCATTTCTTGGAAGGGGAATCCATGAGAGTCATGTTTGAGGCATGGTTTGTTAAGTACAAAGTCGACGTGGTTTTTGCCGGTCACGTTCATGCGTACGAAAGATCGGTATGCACATTTTCCTTTTCATTATTATCTTTCATGgattttttctctcattttcaaCATCGCCGGTGCTTATAATAAACAAGTTCTTATCGTGTATTTGCAGGAACGTATTTCTAATATTGCATACAACGTTGTCAATGGGTTGTGCACGCCCGTGCACGATTTGTCCGCCCCTGTGTACATAACCATTGGAGATGGAGGGAATATTGAAGGCTTGGCCGTAAAGTATGACTACCAGTTTACCAAGATTCAATCCTGCATGCTTTAATTCACGTTCAAGACCAGATGAAATGAAAAGGCTAACATATTCTTGATGTTTATATTGCAGCATGACAGAACCACAGCCTGAGTACTCAGCTTTTAGGGAGGCGAGCTTTGGCCACGCCGCTTTCGATATCAAGAACAGAACCCATGCTTACTACAGTTGGCACCGGAATCAGGACGGATATGCCGTACAATCTGATTCCATGTGGTTTTACAATAGATACTGGCATCCTGTCGACGACTCTACCAGCTCAGAATCTCGATTCACCGGAATTTAACTCTTTTCTCCAATTCAGTACTCTCTctcctctatatatatatatatatatatatatatatatatatatatataaatgtatatataaatgtgtgtgtatgtgtttgTGTGTGCCCCTAGGGCATAGGACGTGTGGTAAGAGTCTGGAGAGAAGGACTGTTAATCCATGTTGGTAAGAGTTCGAGTCTCGGCTCTCCCTTTATAGTGAATTGCTCCAGCCAACCTCTCCTCTGAGTACCTGCTGTCGATGCATAACCCTGATTTACTTCTCTTCATGCCGGAGCTTGGGGCGGCTCTGTGTAGAACCCTCGAGGGTGGGCTTCACCctttatatgtgtgtgtgtgttgaatTAAGTTACTATTTAATAACCTCCTTTTATCTGTATCTTTATGTTCAGAGTGAGTTTGTTTTTAATAAAGTAAATATTACAAATAATTCAgcattattattaaataaaacatATGTCCATTCTAACcatcattatatatttttagatACCGTTTCATTCGTTAGAGTTATGATAGATGTTGTATGATACAGAAATGATAAAATCAACGTATAGAGaacataataatttataattataatttttcgtAAAACTTGATTTAAACATTAGATGAAATAAATGTGTAATCAACTAAGATCTCGTGTTTTATACTAAACAATGACTTGTCATACATACAAGTATCTGGAcgcatgtttttattttttttttaaattttgttagagttcaattttatttatattaaaataaagataattttataattaaaaaaattgatcaaaAACCATGTTACATTTTTATTTGGGTCTAATTACAATTAGATAAAAGATGTTGAATaacttgctttttttttttctgcgtgTGACATCACAATCATAGAGACAAGGGTTCTGCAAGTTGTTCAACATCTTAGTCAATTAATTCCAAAAAATTATGGAAATAGAAATTTGGAATATGAAGTTGTATGGTTAAAATGAACCCGCCATCAAGTGAAGTTGGTATGAATTCAATTTTAGATATAAAAAAATTCGAAtcaaatcatattttatcaGTTTTATAAGATTTCAAAGTAACTATTAATTTTTTGTGACCAAACCAATCAACCAAAACTATAAATTTTGATTTGGTCTAATTTGGATAACAATTTTAAGTTTATAGTAAATCAGTGCATAAGTATTGTAATTTGGAAAagtaaaaattgaaattttatacaaattgaataaattatttatttgataatGAACTAGAATGATTTGAAATAAAAAGTATATTAAATACTTACGTAGATTACATAATTTTTTaacttataaaaaatttaaactttagGGGTTGTAGTTTATTTGGTCTAAAATCTGTAATAAATAAAATCTCAATGTAATTAGGTTGTTAGAaaactcttttgatattttaatacgaactaaaaatcaaataaaatatgcatccattaaaaaaaatcatacaaaaattacatattttttttggagtaaatctcttgtgagacggtctcataaatttttatctgtgagacgggtcaaccctaccgatattcacaataaaaaataatattttttcatggaagactcaaataagagatttgacACACAAAATTGATCCGTAAGACCGTCAAATAAGAATTCTCGTGTGAATTTACTGCTCTGTAAAAATCAGCTGAAAGTTGGACATTTACTCTGTAATGTACAAGCTAGGGAAGGGACCACCTCATTTGGCCGTCTACTCGGTAAAAAAAGACACGAAAGTTGGCCATTTATGCAGCGAATCTTCCTCCAAGCAAAATAGCGCAATCCCATCTGCATCAAATTTGGCGTAGAGCTCCCATTTTTGTTttcaagttttaaatttttttaatttgtatttattataaatatttgtattaaaaattataaaaattatttaaataatagtataatatttattttattaatttaataattagatatttaatcataaaaattaaaaaataataatggttgattttcaaaatatttatttatttatgttaattattaataattaaagactaatttgatttaatgatttataattaatataatttaatataaatacaaaaaattaatataataatacaattcataaataaattgaaaaagatAATTGAAATACAAATGTAACTTGATACACataattcaaaacaaaaattgaaactCCAGATTCTAATCTCgagtcttcaagtcaacccttcacctcggagaatgaagagggagagatcaacatTAGACCTAATACTGACAAGAGCAAATCTAAGGTTGATACTAATGAAGCTGCAATTTGTCCATTCCAGGTTTAACAACAGACTTGGGAGaaattaaatacaaaaattGGCATCAACCCATCTATGGTTCGGGTTGATGTTGCAAGAAAATATtctagggtatggatgaaacaaaattcatatccgaAGGAGGTCAAAGTttggtatgaatttggggctcttgcctcagtttatactacttCACCCAGCTTCCCTGAGATTTCAGCAGTACCAAAGTGGATACAGGAAGCGGTGCATGAAACTTGGACAAACAATCATTTCTCCAGAGGAGATATTATGGAGTTGTATTTTTTCAGTGCAACACaagaaccagcagggaaagaCTCAGACGAaacctttcatttcatcaaactAAGGAAGCCAGATAtgaatgcccggaaatttatcaaggatcctCCTACAAATGAAATACCCCTGGTTTCTTCATTCAATGAAGATGACATCTCTACCAGAAGAGCATGGAGAGTTTGGGTCTATCTAACAGAGATGGACAAAGTAAAGTAtccgttcaaattttataaaaaatctGTAAATGGATCTTTCATGTTGAATACAATAACAGGAAAAACAACGagttttgcagaagatcaattctaaaagaaaagaaatcttctGTGGAACAGCAAGCTTCCGGCAAGTAAAGAGACTCGTCGAAAATTCCGTAATATGGCACATGGGGGAAGATGGTTGGAGAACATCTTCTTTGGTAAATGATTCAAGtcgagatctgatcggaaataCTTTACCGTCACCAGTACAAGTGGTGAAGGACCACAATCACGATTTCCTCGAGGACACAGAATGCCAAAGATTCTCCGACAAAGTTAAAGTGGACATGTGATCAGCCCTTTAACAAAAAGAAGGACCACCATATGAGTGGAATGCAAGGACCATCAATAATCGGTGGTAAATGACAAAGGATCATTGTATTTCTTATCTTTAAAGATAAAGAAAATCCAATAAAAAGACAAGGAGCTTTAACCccaaaatcatttataaaaagaAGTTAAAACGGGGTAAAAGAAACACACAAGAAACAATACGAAAACTTGGAAAATGCCAATATTCTTCAGATATCTTAAGGCAGTAAAGAGACGtattaaaagaaaaagagaagagCTGATATTTTTCTGAGCCTACCATAAAAGATTAAAAGATGAAGGCAAAGAAATTTGTGCAGACATAGTTAAAATCAACATCGACCGAGTATGCTGGAAGATAAGACGAGAAGGGAAAGTTTTGTCTAGATTCATACTCTAGACAAAACCAGGGAGCACCACGATGGTAAAGAAAAGGGACAACTCAAACCACTACAGAAAGCGGTCCATATGCAAGCTGTAAAGGTTCATCAAGATTTGAAATTCGAATTTCAAATGCGAGAgcgagccttctataaataaggcaGGAAGAAGGCAGTTGAGATTATCGAAACATTTCCTCAATTTCTTTCAACAATAAGTTGtaatattttcaattttatgtCTTTTGTAAGTTGAGCTACTAtcagtagctaaacaagtttctcttCTACAGGAGGTTACAATGTAATAATAAATGTTTTTGTTTGAATAAATGAATCCTTTGTTATAAGCctctctcatgtattattttcaaaattttatcttttattgtacacattaagataggaaacgaattaaggttgtgccaagtgctgctgaaggaatctgcatCAGtaattgataagtgcaatttttgcacttaatttacattagAATCCATTATGAATTATGCGTGTTTCGAACAGGATTACGCGTTTTTGGTATGTttatgttgtcatttcaggaatggagaaaatagcgaTCACGAAGCCAAGTGAACCAAGAAAACAATGAATTGCCATAACCTCGGACAGTAGCTCTCGCGCCCCAGCGCGACATTACGCGCAACCGCGCGCTCATCCATGCAAGTGTGCACCCCGAGAGGCACGCGCCCTCGCGCGTAATCTCGCGCCATCGCGCACGCTGGAAGGGAAAGAATCAACAGAAGGTCGCGCGCCATCGCGCGAACTATCGTGCCACCGCGCGCTCAGCTACACAACATTGACCCGAGACCATCGCGCCCCAGCGCGACACCTCGCGCCTCCGCGCGCGCACTCACCTTCTCACCCGGCGCCAAGTCGCGCGCCCCCACGCGCGCCGCACTATAAATTGCGCGAGTTAGGTCATAACAGGGGGATTCAGCCGTCGGGGAGTTACAACACACGAAATTATACCATCTTGGAGAGAAAAAGAAGCGAGAACGGAGCGCCTGCACGAGACGATTActcaaatacgaagaacgattGCAAATACGAAGACGACGCATCTGgacacagagacgacacttcggatttgttattcTTTCTCTTGTTTCTTTGTTTGCGTGTGTAACGATGTTTAGTTCTAcgaacatgtcttgttttcccTTGgctttcgtgatgaactaattccattttctagagattgacgtagtcgatgtcgaacctatgttattgacgttttgatattgcattgaattGTTTCATCgcgtttatttgtgatttcctgtatttaatgcttttggattattggccataattcgactgataaaataattgagatctaacactcgagagaggtGATCGAAATTAGGAAAAGGGAAATTACATCGCTAGTtgtttataacgtgcaaaagacgtataacccTTGCGAATCTTTGAAAAGAACCTTGTTTGCTTTTATTATGTGTTACgtgattttgaatagaaatATTAAAATCAGTGATAGGTAATACAGTTTTATTTCTCACTTGAAAAAGGAGGTAGAACATCtgcgagttcttggttaataaGCGTGATGCAAATTAGTAATATGTTAGTCACttttaatt from the Primulina eburnea isolate SZY01 chromosome 3, ASM2296580v1, whole genome shotgun sequence genome contains:
- the LOC140827006 gene encoding purple acid phosphatase 2-like, whose protein sequence is MGGAPGTTTFVLAFLGVVMNAAVLCNGGSTSGFVRKVEKTIDMPLDSDVFRVPPGYNAPQQVHITQGDHEGKGVIISWVTMDEAGSSTVWYWTENNKQLKNKAEGNVTKYRYYNYTSGYIHHCVIQKLEYDTKYYYELGVDPVTRRFWFVTPPEVGPDVPYTFGLIGDLGQTYDSNITLTHYENNPQKGQTVLFVGDLSYADHYPFHDNVRWDTWARFVERSVAYQPWIWTAGNHEIDFAPDIGETKPFKPFTRRYHVPYEASDSSAPLWYSIKRASAYIIVLSSYSAYGKYTPQYQWLKAELPKVNRSETPWLIVMTHSPWYNSYIYHFLEGESMRVMFEAWFVKYKVDVVFAGHVHAYERSERISNIAYNVVNGLCTPVHDLSAPVYITIGDGGNIEGLAVNMTEPQPEYSAFREASFGHAAFDIKNRTHAYYSWHRNQDGYAVQSDSMWFYNRYWHPVDDSTSSESRFTGI